The Drosophila nasuta strain 15112-1781.00 chromosome 2R, ASM2355853v1, whole genome shotgun sequence genome segment GCCACCTCAAGTGCCACAACAAGTGCCCTGGCCTCAGATTCCTTCCATTGTGACTCCAGGCACCACAAATTGCCGCTGCGTGCCAGCTGCGTCTTGTCCCAATCCTCTGCCAACGCCGCCCAACGATGGCAGCGGACAGCTGGACATACGCATAGTGAACAACGGCGGCTTGGTAAGTTTATCGAACCGACAAACAGCACCTCGCTGACATTTCCTTTACAGCCCACGGCGGGCACTACGGCGTCTCCCTTGAGCTGCAGCTATGGTTTGGTGGCTTGTTGCCAGGCAGGAAGCTATCAATGTGGACTACGCTTTCCGCCACCGCCGGGCGCGTCGCTAGCGAGTCCTGGCCAGGCCAGTTTTGGTGCTTATCCGTGGCAGGCAGCGCTGCTGACCACAGCGGATGTTTATCTGGGTGGAGGAGCGCTGATTACAGCGCAACATGTGCTCACAGCTGCTCACAAGGTCTACAACTTGGCGTAAGCATATATTAAGATGATAATCCCGCAGCTTTTGTTATCTATTGCCTCAGTTTAACCTCCTTTAAGGTGCGCCTTGGAGAATGGGATGCCTCAGGGACAGCCGAACCAATTCCCGCCCAGGATGTCTACATCTCCAACGTGTATGTGAATCCTGCCTTCAATCCCAACAATCTGCAGAACGATGTTGCTATTCTGAAGCTGGCCACAGTTGTCTCTCTCACCAGTCGTTCCACCGTGGGTACCATTTGTCTGCCCACCACCAGCTTTGTGGGGCAACGGTGTTGGGTCGCTGGTTGGGGTAAGAACGACTTTGGGCCAACGGGCGCTTATCAGGCGATTATGCGGCAAGTCGATGTGCCGCTCATACCTAATGCCGACTGCCAGACAGCGCTGCGTGCCACGCGCCTTGGCTCCTCCTTTGTGCTCAGCCCCACGAGTTTCATTTGCGCCGGCGGCGAAGCTGGCAAGGATGCGTGCACTGGCGATGGCGGCTCACCGCTGGTTTGTGCCAATAATGGCGTGTGGTATGTGGTTGGTTTAGTCGCCTGGGGCATTGGTTGTGGACAAGCAAATGTGCCGGGTGTCTACGTCAATGTGGGTACCTACTTGCCTTGGGTGCAAACAACGCTCACACTTTAAGTGGAGAAGGCGCCAAGCAATGATAAATTTAAGTCTTCAAACAAATTCAGCGTAtataatttagtttagttattattacaatatattattatgtttaatatATCTTAAAAGAAACAAACTGCTAAAGCTAACACTTAATATAAGCTCATGTAAGTTCATAtctttcatttaaattctatTACAAGTAACCTTAGCTCGATACAAGTAGAAACATGTATCGAATACCTTCGATCGTTCGATAACTCGCACGCGATAAATTCGATTACAAATATGCACTTCATTTTATCGCACAATACTGAACGCTCTCGCATGCGATAATTATACGCTGCTTGCGGCCACCCAAAAGCAGTTCGCATCAGATTTTCATCATTgtgcattttgtgcatttaattGACTTAATCGACTGATTTAATCAGGTCAATTCTAATTTCATTTGAGTAATTGCAGAGTTTTTTGACACAATAgatacaatttaaatagttataaCATGaacatttcactttttattcaCATTGTAGGTCAACAATTATTCACCATATTTGTATAGAAATGATTATCAGcattgttataaataattgtgCATGGACTGTCAGCAAATTTGGTTGTATGGTAATAACCTTGCCCGAAGAACTTAACAGTTACatacaacagcagccacataACTCActtcaatatatttacatacacagCACCAACAGGTTGCTCTCAGCATCTGTTTCATTGTTGCTGtcccactcacacactcaaacatacacacatgcatgaGAGCAGACAGAGAAACAGACACACCTCTGAGCCCTTTCATTCGCAGTTAACGGCGTCTGActtacaataaacaaaaaggaCGCTCAACTTTGCTCATTTGCACCCAATGCCCTCGAGCGTAATAGCCGTCCCTCTTCCTCCCCTCTctgtccacacacacacacgcatccTCGCACCCATCAAGCAGCCAACGACGATTGGGATGCAAATGAAGCGTGGTTTCATCATcattttattcgattttgcGTCTCTCTTTATAAGCATGAATTGGCCTAAAGGCTAGGCTATTAGTGCATAGGCCCCATTCCATTAGCTGTCATCCTCTCTAGCCCCGTTTGCAGTTCGTGTTAATGCGAAACGGAAGCCGGAAATGCTTCTTGTCGCAGAAAGCCGCAGCAAAAACTGAGCTCCCAAAAAAACTGCAAATGACGGGAAACTGCCTTGTTTCATAAAGCAATGCTTGACTTTTGAATACCCTATGTtctatattcaaataattgagATCTGCGTTATAGTcgagaaatattattattatgcatgGCAGCATTGAATCTAAACTGGGTGACTATAAATAACAACGAACCACAAGGGGTATGAAAATAACTCACTCAAAATGAAGCGCTCAACGAATGCGAATGAAGCCGAAACGAGTGGCAATCGTTTGAGTCCTTTTGACTCGAATTCGAGTCACTTTCGCCGTGTCGCGCTTTAGTCCGTCCTCGGCTCTCGTGCGCAACAGACGTCGCAATTGTGAAAGACGCATGTAACGAATTACCAATACaatatacaacaataataataatagctcaaaagcaataacaataacaatagcaacaaacaaacaaagtgTTCGGCTAGCACGATAGTTATAGTTGGGCTTAAAATTAGCCAAAAAATGTAGTgctttcttaaattaaaattggccaaaaaagTGAAAGCAGAAACAAAAGTTGcatagttgcagttgcattcaccgatgcaattgttgttgcgctCAGCAGAGTTGTGTAATCGACTTTTGTTTCAGTTGCGGAAATGCAATCGATTAATTGGCAATCGCTTTGAATAGCTGTCGTGCAATTGTGATCGTGTGTTtcgacttcttcttctttgtcgCCGTCTTCTTCTGTTCTGCTTTCACTTAGCCCTGCGTAGatgtttgcatgtgtgtgtgtgcgtgtttctgtttgtgtttgtgcttgtcattgtgattgttattgttgttgctcattgTGTGCGCTGCGCCTTATTTAATGTCCTTGTTGTCGTCGCTGTGTCTGAATGCCACGCCCCCCCGTTCGCTTACGCGTCTCGCTTAAAATCAAATCTGTTGGTGAACAAAGcattaaaatacacaaacaaatattaaatctaaagcaagtgcaaagcaaaagaaactagaaagtttcttaaattcaacaacaacaacaacaaaatatgaaatcataacccaacaacaacaacagctgtggAATTGTgagaagcaaagcaaaaagaaagagaaaaattctagcatacttttttgtgGGTTTACGTCATGTTTGTCGAGGCTTAGAGACGTTTGTCAGCCAGTTGTGTAGTTCTACGTCTATATATGTAGATACTCACATACcgtacatatacacatacacatatattatgTTCAATTTTGTGCCTATGcctgtgtatgtgtctgtgtctaTATCTGTGCCTGtagttgtgtgtttgtcttgGCGCTAGTTTAGTTCTCGTGAAACTTCAGCGATTCTCAAATTTCCAAAGCAtgcctacaacaacaacaacaaatacaacttGATGTTTATATAGATGagacttaaaaaaaatacataactGTACAAAATAACTGTGCTGTGCTCGCCTTGAGTTAACTGTCTTGTCGAATGCAAGCTCAACAAGCTGCACTTTGCCTCATTCCCCTAACTCGCTGAGCTGTTTGTTCAACTTTACGTAAGTGTTTGTGTTCTGTTTGTATTCCATTTGAAGTTATGcataaatgcatttcataaatacttaCCCCCAATTGCAATGTCCTTAATCAAAATACCCATATTATAATCATCATGCCTTCTACTAAATAATCGA includes the following:
- the LOC132785050 gene encoding phenoloxidase-activating factor 2, with the translated sequence MNTLHLLPPVALLFHLLLHVLITGVQSWSFGSPDSLSEQRTPQPSDDGNYANHTLLTRQLVVGTLLPPQVPQQVPWPQIPSIVTPGTTNCRCVPAASCPNPLPTPPNDGSGQLDIRIVNNGGLPTAGTTASPLSCSYGLVACCQAGSYQCGLRFPPPPGASLASPGQASFGAYPWQAALLTTADVYLGGGALITAQHVLTAAHKVYNLALTSFKVRLGEWDASGTAEPIPAQDVYISNVYVNPAFNPNNLQNDVAILKLATVVSLTSRSTVGTICLPTTSFVGQRCWVAGWGKNDFGPTGAYQAIMRQVDVPLIPNADCQTALRATRLGSSFVLSPTSFICAGGEAGKDACTGDGGSPLVCANNGVWYVVGLVAWGIGCGQANVPGVYVNVGTYLPWVQTTLTL